The genomic interval AGTGATATCGCTGCGGCCCTGCTCGATGCACTCGCTCACGTTGCGCACCGATTGCCCGACTTCCAGCTTGAGATCCCACAGCAAGGTGATGAACTCGCCGATGCGCAGCCCCAGCACCTCGTCCAGCTCGTCCCCTTCATAGAGGATGAGCAGGTCGATGTCGGAGTGGGGGTGCAGTTCACCCCGACCATAGCCGCCCACCGCGATCAGGGTCAGGCTGGTCTTGTCGAAGCCGAACTTGTGCCAGAGCCTGGTCAGCAGTGCGTCCATGTATTCGGAGCGGGTGGCCACCAGTTCGATGATGTTGTCGCCGGCATCGAAGCGCTCGTGCAGCCAGACAAGGAAGCGGCTCAGATACTCCTTGCAGTTGTCACGGGTGAGCTGGTCGTCGGGTAACAGGTGGGGGGAAAGCAGACTGGCATCCATGGCATCTCACACACAAGTGGCAGGCAAACGGCTGGAACGGGCAGTAAAAACCCCGGCGCTTTGAGGTCAGGGCCGGGGTTCGATGTTAGCTGTGTTTGATGACGCGGTCGATAGTGTCGTCGGGGCGCAAGGTGAGCACCTCGCAGCCATCCTCGGTGACCAGCAGGGTGTGTTCCCACTGGGCGGAGTCGCCGCCGTCCTTGGTGGTGACGGTCCAGCCATCCTTGGGATTGATGCGGCAGTGGTATTTCTTGCTGTTGACCATGGGCTCTATGGTGAAGCACATGCCCGGTTTCAGTTCCAGCTTGCCGCCGTTGCGGTAGTGCAGGATCTGCGGCTCTTCGTGGAACTCGCTGCCGATGCCGTGGCCGCAGTAGTCACGTACCACGGAGAAACCGGCCTGCTCGACGATGGGCTGGATCACGGCGCCGATCTCGGTGATGCACATGCCAGGACGCACCTGCTTGATGGCGGCGTACAGGCTCTCCTGCGCAACCTTGCACAGCTGGCGACGCAGGGGCGTGGTCTGGCCCACGATGAACATGGCGGAGGTGTCGCCGTGGTAGCCATCCTTGATGACGGTGATGTCCAGGTTGATGATGTCCCCTTCCCGCAGCTTCTTGTGATTGGGGATGCCGTGGCAGATCACATCATTGACCGAGGTGCAGATGGACTTGGGGAAGCCGTGATAGTTGAGCGGCGCGGGAATGGCCTGCTGTACCTCGACGATATGGTTGTGGCACAGGGTGTTCAGCTCGTCTGTGGTGACGCCAGCCTTGACATGGGGGGCGATCATGACCAGCACATCGGCGGCCAGCTGGCCGGCAATGCGCATCTTTTCAATCTCTTCCGGTGTCTTGATTTTAATGGACATGGGATCTCTCTTGGGGCCCGACTGCGCATCCTGCCGATGCCCAACAATCAGGTAATAAAAAATAGATGCGTTTGCAATCAGGGCAAAATTTTATCCCCAACCCCCGTTTACTTCCAGTGTGATCGTCATCGCAACGTCATCCAGCGGTCGCAGTCCCCGTCGGGATCCATTTTTAGCGGTCCACCTGGTGGTGTCCTGACCAAAGTTATGGTATAAAGCGCGCCGGAATGGGGAACTTGTGTCCTCATGCCATCACCCTTAATCAATAACACACACACATCGACACCTGTACCGGGGTGCCCCTTTGGGGTCGGTTACATGGGATGTGTGGAGGCCTAACCCCAATACAGAGGTATAAAATGGCTAAAGTTTCTATGCGCGACATGCTGCAAGCCGGCGTTCACTTCGGTCACCAGACTCGTTACTGGAACCCGAAAATGAAGTCCTACATCTTCGGCGCCCGCAGCAAGGTTCACATCATCAACTTGGAAAAAACCGTTCCGATGTTTGACGATGCCATGAACTTCATCAGCTCCGTAGCTGCCAAGAAGGGCAAGGTCCTGTTTGTAGGTACCAAGCGTGCCGCGTCTGAAGCCGTAAAAGAAGCCGCTGAGCGTTGCGACCAGTTCTATGTTAACCACCGCTGGCTGGGCGGCATGCTGACCAACTGGAAAACCGTTCGTCAGTCCATCAAGCGCCTGAAAGATCTGGAAACCCAGAGCCAAGACGGTACCTTTGACAAGCTGACCAAGAAAGAGGCGCTGATGCGTACTCGCGAAATGGACAAGCTGGAGAAGAGCCTGGGTGGTATCAAGAACATGGGCGGCCTGCCTGACGTTCTGTTCGTTGTCGATGCCGACCACGAGCACATCGCTATCAAAGAAGCCAATAACCTGGGTATCCCGGTAGTTTCCATCGTTGATACCAACTCCAACCCGGACGGCGTTGACTATGTCATCCCGGGTAACGACGACGCTATCCGTGCCGTACAGCTGTACCTGAATGCTGCTGCTGACACCGTACTGGAAGCTCGCGCTCAGGACATCGTTGTTCAAGCCGAACAAGATGGCTTCGTTGAAGCTGAGTAATTGATAAGGACTGTAAAGCCCTTATTAACCAAGCTGATGTAATTGGTTAGCAGGGGCCCTTGTGGCCCCTGTTTCTTGTCAATTCAAGACCGAGGATACTGGACATGGCTAACGTTACTGCCGCCCTGGTAAAAGAACTGCGCGAGCGCACTGCCGCTGGCATGATGGATTGCAAAAAAGCGCTGGAAGAAGCCGCTGGTGACATCGAGCTGGCCATCGAGAACATGCGCAAATCCGGTCAGGCCAAGGCCGCCAAGAAAGCGGGCCGTATCGCCGCTGAAGGCGTGATCTTCGCCCGTACCGAAGGCAACATTGCCGCCATGATCGAGCTGAACAGCGAAACCGACTTCGTCGCCAAAGACGCCAGCTTCATGGCCATGGGCCAGAAGATCGCCGACATCGCCGCGACCCAGAAAATTGCTGACATCGACGCCCTGAAGGCCGCCGATTTCGGTAACGGTGAGTCCGTTGAGCTGACCATCACCAACCTGATCGCCAAGATCGGTGAGAACATGAACCTGCGTCGCGTGATGCTGGTTGAAGGTGACAACCTGGGCACCTACGTACACGGTTCCCGTATCGGTGTTATCACCAAGCTGATCGGTGGTACTGCCGACCTGGCCAAAGATCTGGCCATGCACGTCGCTGCCAACAGCCCGCAGTTCGTCAAGCCTGAAGACGTGTCTGCTGAAGTCGTTGCCAAAGAGCGCGAAATTCAGATCGACATCGCCATCAACTCCGGCAAGCCGAAAGACATCGCCGAGAAGATGGTTGAAGGCCGCATGAAGAAGTTCACCGGTGAGGTTTCCCTGACTGGTCAACCCTTCGTGAAGGACCCGTCCATCACTGTGGCTGAGCTGCTGAAGAAAGAAGGCGCTGACGTTGTTTCCTTCACCCGTTTCGAAGTGGGCGAAGGCATCGAGAAGCAAGAGACCGATTTCGCGGCTGAAGTTGCAGCCCAGATCGCGGCCGCTCAAAAGGCCTAATCGAACCGGTTTTTCCGTTTCCCCAGACCGCGACTTATGTCGCGGTCTTTATATGACCAGGAATCAGTGACATGAGTACCAATCCCAAGCCTGCATACAGACGTGTTCTTCTGAAGTTGAGTGGTGAAGCCCTGCAAGGATCCGAGGGTTTTGGCATTGATCCAGCGGTGCTGGAGCGGATGGCCCAAGAGATCAAAGAGCTGGTTGAGCTGGGTGTTCAGGTCGGTCTGGTCATTGGCGGCGGCAACCTGTTCCGTGGTGCCGGTCTTGCCAAGGCGGGCATGAACCGCGTGGTGGGTGACCACATGGGCATGCTGGCGACCGTCATGAACGGCCTGGCCATGCGTGATGCCCTGCATCGTGCTTATGTGAATGCCCGTCTGATGTCTGCCATCTCCCTGCAGGGTGTCTGCGATTCCTACAGCTGGGCCGAGGCCATCAGCCAGCTGCGTGCCGGCAAGGTGGTGATCTTCTCCGCCGGTACCGGCAACCCCTTCTTCACCACCGACTCCGCAGCCTGCCTGCGCGGCATCGAGATCGAAGCCGACGTGGTGCTCAAGGCCACCAAGGTCGATGGTGTGTTCACCGATGATCCGGTCAAGAACCCGGATGCAGTGCTCTATCAAGAACTGAGTTATGATGAAGTTCTTGAAAAAGAACTCAAAGTGATGGATCTTGCTGCTTTTACCCTGGCCCGCGACCACGATCTGCCGATCCGGGTGTTCAACATGAACAAACCGGGTGCATTGCGTCGGGTTATCATGGGTGAGCCGGAAGGTACCCTGATCCACCACGTCAGCAAGTAAGACAAGCCTGAGCCGCCTGGCGCGCTTGTCCATTACGCCAGTAAACAAGATAGATACGGGCCGCATGCCGGCTCGTTCGCCAAAAGGAAAACCACTGTGATCAACGAGATTAAAAACGACGCCAAGGACCGCATGGCCAAGAGCGTAGAAGCGCTCAAGACCCAGATGTCCAAGATCCGTACCGGCCGCGCTCACCCGAGCCTGCTCGACGGTATCCAGGTGGAGTATTACGGTGCCGCCACTCCTCTGAAACAGTTGGCTAACGTAGTGGCAGAAGATGCCCGCACCCTGTCCATCTCCATCTTCGATCGCTCCATGATCCAGGCGGTGGAAAAAGCCATCCTGACCTCCGATCTGGGCCTGAACCCGTCCAGCAACGGCCAGACTCTGCGTGTGCCGCTGCCCCCGCTGACCGAAGAGCGTCGCCGCGATCTGACCAAGATCGTCCGTGCCGAAGCCGAAGGTGCCCGGGTTGCCGTGCGCAACATCCGTCGCGATGCCAACGCCGATCTGAAGGCTCTGCTGAAGGACAAGGAGATCTCCGAGGACGACGACCGTCGCGCCCAGGAAGAGATCCAGAAACTGACCGACGCCTTCGTCAAGCTGGTGGATGACGCCCTGGCCGCGAAGGAAAAGGAGCTAATGGAAATCTAAGCCTCCGACAGGTATATTACGAGCGCCGTGTAGTGCCCCTGCACGGCGCTTTTGTCTTTGTGGGAGAAATGAATGTCGCTTTTGGCAGCGCTAGGCGATAGCGCCAGCTCGTCCTTGCCTCGTCACGTCGCCATCATCATGGATGGCAATGGTCGCTGGGCTCAGAACCGTGGCAAGATGCGGGTCTCTGGCCACAAGGCGGGCGTGAAATCCGTGCGTGAGGCCGTGGCCTTTGCCGCCCGTGCCAAGATGGAGGCGCTGACCCTGTTCGCGTTCTCCAGTGAAAACTGGCGCCGCCCGGAAGGGGAGGTCAATGCCCTGATGGAGCTGTTCATGACGGTGCTTGGCCGCGAGGTGAACAAGTTGCACAGCAATGGCATCCGGCTCAAGGTGATAGGCGATACCGCCCGTTTCAGTGAGCGGCTGCAGGCCAAGATCGCCAAGGCCGAGGCCCTGACCGCCGGCAACCAGGGACTGACCCTCAACATCGCCGCCAACTATGGCGGCCAGTGGGACATCGCCCAGGCGGCCCGCAAGCTGGCTCGCGCCGTGGCAGCGGGCGAGCTGGATGCAGAGGCGGTCGATGAAGAGGCGCTGGCACGTCAGGTCTGCATGGCCGACCTGCCTCCGGTGGATCTGCTGATCCGCACCGGCGGGGATCATCGCATCAGCAATTTTGTGTTATGGCAGCTTGCTTATGCCGAGCTCTATTTTACCCCGGTCTTGTGGCCCGACTTTGACGAGGCCGAGTTCAGCGGGGCAGTTGCCTCCTTCGTTGCTCGCGAACGTCGCTTCGGGTGTACGGGTGAACAGATACGGGAATTGATCGCCGCGCAACAGACCGGCTAAACCCCGCTCCCAAGAGAGAGGTTTCTTTTGCTAAAACAACGAATTATTACCGCATTACTGTTAGTACCCCTGGTGTTGGGGGCACTGTTTTTCCTGCCATTGAAATTCTTTGCCCTGCTCGCTGCCCTGGTCTTTCTGCTGGCCAGCCGTGAGTGGAGCGCCTTCGTCTCTGCCCAGCCGCAACAATGGTTGCCGCTGGTATTCTGCCTGTTGCTCGGTGCCAGCCTGTTCTGGGTGCCGGTAGAGCAACTCTGGATCCCCCAGCTGCATCCGCTGGTGATGGGCGTGCTCTGGACTGCCATCAGCTGGTGGCTGCTCGGGCTGCTGCTGGTGCTGCGCTACCCCCGCAGCGCCAGGCTGTGGAAGGAGTCCGTCTGGCTCAAGTCCCTGTTCGGTCTGGTGACCCTGGTGCCCTTCTTCTGGTCCCTGGTGGCCATCCGCGGGTACAACTTCTATCACGACCCCATGATGGGGGCCTGGATCCTGCTGTTCGTCATGGGTCTGGTCTGGGCGGCAGATTCTGGCGCGTATTTTTTCGGCAAGGCGTTCGGCAAGCACAAGCTGGCGCCGGCCGTCAGCCCGGGTAAAACCATAGA from Aeromonas rivipollensis carries:
- the map gene encoding type I methionyl aminopeptidase, translated to MSIKIKTPEEIEKMRIAGQLAADVLVMIAPHVKAGVTTDELNTLCHNHIVEVQQAIPAPLNYHGFPKSICTSVNDVICHGIPNHKKLREGDIINLDITVIKDGYHGDTSAMFIVGQTTPLRRQLCKVAQESLYAAIKQVRPGMCITEIGAVIQPIVEQAGFSVVRDYCGHGIGSEFHEEPQILHYRNGGKLELKPGMCFTIEPMVNSKKYHCRINPKDGWTVTTKDGGDSAQWEHTLLVTEDGCEVLTLRPDDTIDRVIKHS
- the rpsB gene encoding 30S ribosomal protein S2, producing MAKVSMRDMLQAGVHFGHQTRYWNPKMKSYIFGARSKVHIINLEKTVPMFDDAMNFISSVAAKKGKVLFVGTKRAASEAVKEAAERCDQFYVNHRWLGGMLTNWKTVRQSIKRLKDLETQSQDGTFDKLTKKEALMRTREMDKLEKSLGGIKNMGGLPDVLFVVDADHEHIAIKEANNLGIPVVSIVDTNSNPDGVDYVIPGNDDAIRAVQLYLNAAADTVLEARAQDIVVQAEQDGFVEAE
- the tsf gene encoding translation elongation factor Ts, with the translated sequence MANVTAALVKELRERTAAGMMDCKKALEEAAGDIELAIENMRKSGQAKAAKKAGRIAAEGVIFARTEGNIAAMIELNSETDFVAKDASFMAMGQKIADIAATQKIADIDALKAADFGNGESVELTITNLIAKIGENMNLRRVMLVEGDNLGTYVHGSRIGVITKLIGGTADLAKDLAMHVAANSPQFVKPEDVSAEVVAKEREIQIDIAINSGKPKDIAEKMVEGRMKKFTGEVSLTGQPFVKDPSITVAELLKKEGADVVSFTRFEVGEGIEKQETDFAAEVAAQIAAAQKA
- the pyrH gene encoding UMP kinase codes for the protein MSTNPKPAYRRVLLKLSGEALQGSEGFGIDPAVLERMAQEIKELVELGVQVGLVIGGGNLFRGAGLAKAGMNRVVGDHMGMLATVMNGLAMRDALHRAYVNARLMSAISLQGVCDSYSWAEAISQLRAGKVVIFSAGTGNPFFTTDSAACLRGIEIEADVVLKATKVDGVFTDDPVKNPDAVLYQELSYDEVLEKELKVMDLAAFTLARDHDLPIRVFNMNKPGALRRVIMGEPEGTLIHHVSK
- the frr gene encoding ribosome recycling factor — its product is MINEIKNDAKDRMAKSVEALKTQMSKIRTGRAHPSLLDGIQVEYYGAATPLKQLANVVAEDARTLSISIFDRSMIQAVEKAILTSDLGLNPSSNGQTLRVPLPPLTEERRRDLTKIVRAEAEGARVAVRNIRRDANADLKALLKDKEISEDDDRRAQEEIQKLTDAFVKLVDDALAAKEKELMEI
- the uppS gene encoding polyprenyl diphosphate synthase, which encodes MSLLAALGDSASSSLPRHVAIIMDGNGRWAQNRGKMRVSGHKAGVKSVREAVAFAARAKMEALTLFAFSSENWRRPEGEVNALMELFMTVLGREVNKLHSNGIRLKVIGDTARFSERLQAKIAKAEALTAGNQGLTLNIAANYGGQWDIAQAARKLARAVAAGELDAEAVDEEALARQVCMADLPPVDLLIRTGGDHRISNFVLWQLAYAELYFTPVLWPDFDEAEFSGAVASFVARERRFGCTGEQIRELIAAQQTG
- a CDS encoding phosphatidate cytidylyltransferase; translation: MLKQRIITALLLVPLVLGALFFLPLKFFALLAALVFLLASREWSAFVSAQPQQWLPLVFCLLLGASLFWVPVEQLWIPQLHPLVMGVLWTAISWWLLGLLLVLRYPRSARLWKESVWLKSLFGLVTLVPFFWSLVAIRGYNFYHDPMMGAWILLFVMGLVWAADSGAYFFGKAFGKHKLAPAVSPGKTIEGMLGGLFTASVLAIGVTWFMGFVPAKMGVILLCSLLAVLASVLGDLTESMFKREAGIKDSGTLLPGHGGILDRIDSLTAALPVFLLSYLLLGQEF